From a region of the Anomalospiza imberbis isolate Cuckoo-Finch-1a 21T00152 chromosome 3, ASM3175350v1, whole genome shotgun sequence genome:
- the CHRM3 gene encoding muscarinic acetylcholine receptor M3 isoform X3 codes for MIMHNNSSSSPLLPNVSFFWKRESHGPGLLDEAASLIGSYDFPQTTESFPFSTVESTNMTLNATSKDPLGGHTVWQVVLIAFLTGILALVTIIGNILVIVAFKVNKQLKTVNNYFLLSLACADLIIGVLSMNLYTTYIIMDHWALGSLACDLWLSIDYVASNASVMNLLVISFDRYFSITRPLTYRAKRTTKRAGVMIGLAWIVSFVLWAPAILFWQYFVGERTVPPDECFIQFLSEPIITFGTAIAAFYLPVTIMSILYWRIYKETEKRTKELAGLQASGSEAEAARFVHQTGSSRSCSSYELQRQNMKRSARKKYRRCHFWLTMKSWEPSTDQGDQEHSSSDSWNNNDAAASLENSASSDEEDIAAETRAIYSIVLKLPGHSAILNSTKLPSSEDLHESGDELQKSDTESKEKKPKKLHPPKGVQDGGNFQKSFTKLPIEPESEETTTASDGISSVTKTSTALPLSFKEATLAKKFALKTRSQITKRKRMSLIKEKKAAQTLSAILFAFIITWTPYNIMVLVNTFCSCIPKTFWHLGYWLCYINSTVNPMCYALCNKTFRNTFKMLLLCQCDKRKRRKQQYQQRQSVIFHKRIPREAS; via the coding sequence ATGATCATGCATAATAACAGTTCATCCTCGCCCCTTTTACCAAATGTGAGCTTCTTCTGGAAGAGAGAGTCACATGGACCGGGACTCCTTGATGAAGCAGCTTCACTCATCGGCAGCTATGATTTCCCTCAGACCACAGAGAGTTTTCCTTTCTCCACTGTGGAATCAACAAACATGACCCTAAATGCCACAAGCAAAGACCCTCTGGGTGGACACACTGTCTGGCAAGTAGTTTTGATTGCTTTCCTCACTGGGATCCTTGCACTGGTGACCATCATAGGAAACATCTTAGTGATTGTTGCATTTAAGGTTAACAAACAACTGAAAACAGTCAACAACTACTTCTTGTTGAGCCTTGCTTGTGCAGATTTGATCATCGGTGTTCTTTCTATGAATCTTTATACCACATACATCATCATGGACCACTGGGCTTTGGGAAGCTTGGCCTGTGATCTTTGGCTCTCCATTGACTATGTCGCCAGTAATGCCTCTGTCATGAATCTCCTTGTGATAAGTTTTGACAGGTATTTTTCCATCACTAGGCCACTGACATACAGAGCCAAACGAACAACCAAAAGGGCTGGGGTAATGATTGGCTTAGCATGGATCGTCTCTTTTGTTCTTTGGGCCCCTGCCATCTTGTTTTGGCAGTATTTTGTTGGGGAGAGGACTGTGCCTCCTGATGAATGTTTCATCCAGTTTCTAAGTGAACCTATCATCACTTTTGGGACTGCCATAGCTGCCTTTTATTTGCCAGTCACCATTATGAGTATTTTGTATTGGAGGATATACAAGGAGACGGAGAAACGCACCAAAGAGTTAGCAGGGCTACAGGCTTCGGGCAGTGAAGCAGAGGCAGCACGCTTTGTGCACCAGACAGGCAGCTCCCGGAGCTGCAGCAGCTACGAGCTGCAACGGCAGAACATGAAACGCTCTGCCCGAAAGAAATACAGACGCTGCCACTTCTGGCTCACAATGAAGAGCTGGGAACCCAGCACAGATCAGGGGGACCAAGAGCATagcagcagtgacagctggAACAACAATGATGCTGCTGCCTCCCTTGAAAATTCAGCCTCCTCTGATGAAGAAGACATTGCTGCAGAGACCAGAGCCATCTATTCAATTGTGCTGAAGCTTCCTGGTCACAGTGCTATCCTCAATTCCACAAAACTACCCTCCTCAGAAGATTTGCATGAGTCAGGGGATGAACTGCAGAAATCCGACACAGAATCGAAGGAAAAGAAACCTAAAAAATTGCACCCTCCCAAAGGTGTTCAGGATGGTGGAAATTTCCAAAAGAGCTTTACTAAGCTTCCAATTGAACCAGAATCAGAAGAGACAACCACAGCTTCTGATGGCATCTCATCAGTCACCAAGACATCGACAGCCCTGCCCTTGTCATTTAAGGAAGCAACCCTGGCAAAAAAGTTTGCCTTGAAGACCAGAAGTCAGATCACAAAACGAAAACGAATGTCACttatcaaagaaaagaaagcagcacagacacTCAGTGCCATTTTGTTTGCCTTCATCATTACCTGGACCCCATATAACATCATGGTCCTGGTGAACACCTTTTGCAGCTGTATCCCCAAAACTTTCTGGCACCTGGGGTATTGGCTTTGCTACATCAATAGCACAGTGAACCCCATGTGCTATGCACTGTGTAACAAAACATTCAGAAACACTTTcaagatgctgctgctgtgccagtgtGACAAACGAAAACGACGCAAACAGCAGTATCAGCAAAGGCAGTCCGTCATTTTTCATAAGCGGATCCCTAGGGAGGCTTCATAG
- the CHRM3 gene encoding muscarinic acetylcholine receptor M3 isoform X1, with the protein MPYTSPLLCPLHADTVPVLFPKEEFTELQCLIQLAALMILTGPCRLCQRATMIMHNNSSSSPLLPNVSFFWKRESHGPGLLDEAASLIGSYDFPQTTESFPFSTVESTNMTLNATSKDPLGGHTVWQVVLIAFLTGILALVTIIGNILVIVAFKVNKQLKTVNNYFLLSLACADLIIGVLSMNLYTTYIIMDHWALGSLACDLWLSIDYVASNASVMNLLVISFDRYFSITRPLTYRAKRTTKRAGVMIGLAWIVSFVLWAPAILFWQYFVGERTVPPDECFIQFLSEPIITFGTAIAAFYLPVTIMSILYWRIYKETEKRTKELAGLQASGSEAEAARFVHQTGSSRSCSSYELQRQNMKRSARKKYRRCHFWLTMKSWEPSTDQGDQEHSSSDSWNNNDAAASLENSASSDEEDIAAETRAIYSIVLKLPGHSAILNSTKLPSSEDLHESGDELQKSDTESKEKKPKKLHPPKGVQDGGNFQKSFTKLPIEPESEETTTASDGISSVTKTSTALPLSFKEATLAKKFALKTRSQITKRKRMSLIKEKKAAQTLSAILFAFIITWTPYNIMVLVNTFCSCIPKTFWHLGYWLCYINSTVNPMCYALCNKTFRNTFKMLLLCQCDKRKRRKQQYQQRQSVIFHKRIPREAS; encoded by the coding sequence acTGTGTCAGAGAGCCACAATGATCATGCATAATAACAGTTCATCCTCGCCCCTTTTACCAAATGTGAGCTTCTTCTGGAAGAGAGAGTCACATGGACCGGGACTCCTTGATGAAGCAGCTTCACTCATCGGCAGCTATGATTTCCCTCAGACCACAGAGAGTTTTCCTTTCTCCACTGTGGAATCAACAAACATGACCCTAAATGCCACAAGCAAAGACCCTCTGGGTGGACACACTGTCTGGCAAGTAGTTTTGATTGCTTTCCTCACTGGGATCCTTGCACTGGTGACCATCATAGGAAACATCTTAGTGATTGTTGCATTTAAGGTTAACAAACAACTGAAAACAGTCAACAACTACTTCTTGTTGAGCCTTGCTTGTGCAGATTTGATCATCGGTGTTCTTTCTATGAATCTTTATACCACATACATCATCATGGACCACTGGGCTTTGGGAAGCTTGGCCTGTGATCTTTGGCTCTCCATTGACTATGTCGCCAGTAATGCCTCTGTCATGAATCTCCTTGTGATAAGTTTTGACAGGTATTTTTCCATCACTAGGCCACTGACATACAGAGCCAAACGAACAACCAAAAGGGCTGGGGTAATGATTGGCTTAGCATGGATCGTCTCTTTTGTTCTTTGGGCCCCTGCCATCTTGTTTTGGCAGTATTTTGTTGGGGAGAGGACTGTGCCTCCTGATGAATGTTTCATCCAGTTTCTAAGTGAACCTATCATCACTTTTGGGACTGCCATAGCTGCCTTTTATTTGCCAGTCACCATTATGAGTATTTTGTATTGGAGGATATACAAGGAGACGGAGAAACGCACCAAAGAGTTAGCAGGGCTACAGGCTTCGGGCAGTGAAGCAGAGGCAGCACGCTTTGTGCACCAGACAGGCAGCTCCCGGAGCTGCAGCAGCTACGAGCTGCAACGGCAGAACATGAAACGCTCTGCCCGAAAGAAATACAGACGCTGCCACTTCTGGCTCACAATGAAGAGCTGGGAACCCAGCACAGATCAGGGGGACCAAGAGCATagcagcagtgacagctggAACAACAATGATGCTGCTGCCTCCCTTGAAAATTCAGCCTCCTCTGATGAAGAAGACATTGCTGCAGAGACCAGAGCCATCTATTCAATTGTGCTGAAGCTTCCTGGTCACAGTGCTATCCTCAATTCCACAAAACTACCCTCCTCAGAAGATTTGCATGAGTCAGGGGATGAACTGCAGAAATCCGACACAGAATCGAAGGAAAAGAAACCTAAAAAATTGCACCCTCCCAAAGGTGTTCAGGATGGTGGAAATTTCCAAAAGAGCTTTACTAAGCTTCCAATTGAACCAGAATCAGAAGAGACAACCACAGCTTCTGATGGCATCTCATCAGTCACCAAGACATCGACAGCCCTGCCCTTGTCATTTAAGGAAGCAACCCTGGCAAAAAAGTTTGCCTTGAAGACCAGAAGTCAGATCACAAAACGAAAACGAATGTCACttatcaaagaaaagaaagcagcacagacacTCAGTGCCATTTTGTTTGCCTTCATCATTACCTGGACCCCATATAACATCATGGTCCTGGTGAACACCTTTTGCAGCTGTATCCCCAAAACTTTCTGGCACCTGGGGTATTGGCTTTGCTACATCAATAGCACAGTGAACCCCATGTGCTATGCACTGTGTAACAAAACATTCAGAAACACTTTcaagatgctgctgctgtgccagtgtGACAAACGAAAACGACGCAAACAGCAGTATCAGCAAAGGCAGTCCGTCATTTTTCATAAGCGGATCCCTAGGGAGGCTTCATAG
- the CHRM3 gene encoding muscarinic acetylcholine receptor M3 isoform X2 translates to MILTGPCRLCQRATMIMHNNSSSSPLLPNVSFFWKRESHGPGLLDEAASLIGSYDFPQTTESFPFSTVESTNMTLNATSKDPLGGHTVWQVVLIAFLTGILALVTIIGNILVIVAFKVNKQLKTVNNYFLLSLACADLIIGVLSMNLYTTYIIMDHWALGSLACDLWLSIDYVASNASVMNLLVISFDRYFSITRPLTYRAKRTTKRAGVMIGLAWIVSFVLWAPAILFWQYFVGERTVPPDECFIQFLSEPIITFGTAIAAFYLPVTIMSILYWRIYKETEKRTKELAGLQASGSEAEAARFVHQTGSSRSCSSYELQRQNMKRSARKKYRRCHFWLTMKSWEPSTDQGDQEHSSSDSWNNNDAAASLENSASSDEEDIAAETRAIYSIVLKLPGHSAILNSTKLPSSEDLHESGDELQKSDTESKEKKPKKLHPPKGVQDGGNFQKSFTKLPIEPESEETTTASDGISSVTKTSTALPLSFKEATLAKKFALKTRSQITKRKRMSLIKEKKAAQTLSAILFAFIITWTPYNIMVLVNTFCSCIPKTFWHLGYWLCYINSTVNPMCYALCNKTFRNTFKMLLLCQCDKRKRRKQQYQQRQSVIFHKRIPREAS, encoded by the coding sequence acTGTGTCAGAGAGCCACAATGATCATGCATAATAACAGTTCATCCTCGCCCCTTTTACCAAATGTGAGCTTCTTCTGGAAGAGAGAGTCACATGGACCGGGACTCCTTGATGAAGCAGCTTCACTCATCGGCAGCTATGATTTCCCTCAGACCACAGAGAGTTTTCCTTTCTCCACTGTGGAATCAACAAACATGACCCTAAATGCCACAAGCAAAGACCCTCTGGGTGGACACACTGTCTGGCAAGTAGTTTTGATTGCTTTCCTCACTGGGATCCTTGCACTGGTGACCATCATAGGAAACATCTTAGTGATTGTTGCATTTAAGGTTAACAAACAACTGAAAACAGTCAACAACTACTTCTTGTTGAGCCTTGCTTGTGCAGATTTGATCATCGGTGTTCTTTCTATGAATCTTTATACCACATACATCATCATGGACCACTGGGCTTTGGGAAGCTTGGCCTGTGATCTTTGGCTCTCCATTGACTATGTCGCCAGTAATGCCTCTGTCATGAATCTCCTTGTGATAAGTTTTGACAGGTATTTTTCCATCACTAGGCCACTGACATACAGAGCCAAACGAACAACCAAAAGGGCTGGGGTAATGATTGGCTTAGCATGGATCGTCTCTTTTGTTCTTTGGGCCCCTGCCATCTTGTTTTGGCAGTATTTTGTTGGGGAGAGGACTGTGCCTCCTGATGAATGTTTCATCCAGTTTCTAAGTGAACCTATCATCACTTTTGGGACTGCCATAGCTGCCTTTTATTTGCCAGTCACCATTATGAGTATTTTGTATTGGAGGATATACAAGGAGACGGAGAAACGCACCAAAGAGTTAGCAGGGCTACAGGCTTCGGGCAGTGAAGCAGAGGCAGCACGCTTTGTGCACCAGACAGGCAGCTCCCGGAGCTGCAGCAGCTACGAGCTGCAACGGCAGAACATGAAACGCTCTGCCCGAAAGAAATACAGACGCTGCCACTTCTGGCTCACAATGAAGAGCTGGGAACCCAGCACAGATCAGGGGGACCAAGAGCATagcagcagtgacagctggAACAACAATGATGCTGCTGCCTCCCTTGAAAATTCAGCCTCCTCTGATGAAGAAGACATTGCTGCAGAGACCAGAGCCATCTATTCAATTGTGCTGAAGCTTCCTGGTCACAGTGCTATCCTCAATTCCACAAAACTACCCTCCTCAGAAGATTTGCATGAGTCAGGGGATGAACTGCAGAAATCCGACACAGAATCGAAGGAAAAGAAACCTAAAAAATTGCACCCTCCCAAAGGTGTTCAGGATGGTGGAAATTTCCAAAAGAGCTTTACTAAGCTTCCAATTGAACCAGAATCAGAAGAGACAACCACAGCTTCTGATGGCATCTCATCAGTCACCAAGACATCGACAGCCCTGCCCTTGTCATTTAAGGAAGCAACCCTGGCAAAAAAGTTTGCCTTGAAGACCAGAAGTCAGATCACAAAACGAAAACGAATGTCACttatcaaagaaaagaaagcagcacagacacTCAGTGCCATTTTGTTTGCCTTCATCATTACCTGGACCCCATATAACATCATGGTCCTGGTGAACACCTTTTGCAGCTGTATCCCCAAAACTTTCTGGCACCTGGGGTATTGGCTTTGCTACATCAATAGCACAGTGAACCCCATGTGCTATGCACTGTGTAACAAAACATTCAGAAACACTTTcaagatgctgctgctgtgccagtgtGACAAACGAAAACGACGCAAACAGCAGTATCAGCAAAGGCAGTCCGTCATTTTTCATAAGCGGATCCCTAGGGAGGCTTCATAG